In Planctomycetaceae bacterium, a genomic segment contains:
- a CDS encoding LUD domain-containing protein: protein MSTAREAIFKRLRTALPQSSPLPELPAEGPWQTFDDRYSRFSEVLEFVGGTAVRVATVAEANTHLQAHPKWNESTVRCSVVEGLGDSTFDLNAVEDPHLLENVGFAVLKGHFGVAENGAVWVTDNTVKHRVLYFIPQYIAIAIPSVSLVNNMHEAYTKISAKDHAFAGFISGPSKTADIEQSLVIGAHGARALTVYLIDEWPAEK, encoded by the coding sequence ATGAGCACCGCCCGTGAAGCCATTTTCAAACGTCTTCGAACGGCGCTGCCCCAGTCTTCACCCCTGCCAGAACTTCCAGCGGAGGGTCCCTGGCAAACGTTCGATGATCGTTACTCCCGCTTCAGTGAAGTCCTCGAGTTCGTTGGTGGCACGGCCGTTCGGGTTGCTACGGTAGCCGAAGCCAATACCCATCTGCAGGCTCACCCCAAATGGAACGAGTCCACCGTTCGTTGTTCGGTGGTAGAAGGCCTCGGCGATTCAACATTCGACCTGAACGCAGTTGAAGACCCACACTTGCTCGAAAATGTGGGATTTGCCGTGCTCAAAGGACACTTCGGAGTTGCAGAAAACGGTGCAGTCTGGGTGACAGACAACACCGTCAAGCATCGCGTCCTCTATTTCATCCCTCAATACATCGCAATTGCAATTCCATCAGTCAGCCTCGTGAACAACATGCACGAAGCCTACACGAAGATTTCAGCAAAGGATCATGCTTTCGCCGGATTCATTTCCGGACCGTCCAAAACGGCCGACATCGAGCAATCACTCGTCATCGGCGCTCATGGTGCACGAGCACTGACAGTGTACCTGATTGATGAATGGCCGGCAGAAAAGTAA
- a CDS encoding type II secretion system F family protein: MDFASLIPIAAFVAIFLGVWGVASMFSRQKSRASERLEDIRDPFSRARREGTQQQQQPGAMSSMIERAAPALSKALQPKTETEQSALKVRLGNAGFSSPNAPRNFLAIKFLGLVTGVLFGGGYGFLTATPGSNSWMSLVIGGGLGFYVPELCLTLLKSSRQAKIFLQLPDALDLLVVCVEAGLGLDAGMRKVAEELEDGAPEVCGELSTCNMQMQMGKPRREVLHDLGVRTGVDDVRALAAILIQADRFGSSISQALRVQSDTMRVKRRQMAEEKAQQTAVKMIFPLVLFIFPGIFVVLVGPASIQLMENLSS, encoded by the coding sequence ATGGATTTTGCAAGTCTGATTCCGATTGCTGCCTTCGTTGCCATTTTCCTTGGTGTCTGGGGCGTTGCTTCGATGTTTTCCAGGCAAAAATCCCGTGCCTCAGAACGGCTGGAAGATATCCGTGATCCGTTCTCACGGGCCAGACGCGAAGGTACGCAGCAGCAACAACAGCCAGGCGCGATGAGCAGCATGATTGAACGTGCCGCTCCGGCACTATCGAAGGCGCTGCAGCCAAAGACAGAAACAGAACAAAGTGCTCTGAAGGTGCGACTTGGAAATGCTGGTTTCAGCAGCCCCAATGCCCCTCGCAACTTTCTGGCCATTAAGTTTCTTGGTCTGGTGACCGGCGTACTGTTCGGTGGCGGCTACGGATTCCTGACTGCCACCCCGGGTTCGAATTCCTGGATGTCACTGGTGATTGGCGGCGGATTGGGATTCTATGTTCCGGAACTGTGTCTGACGCTTCTGAAGTCTTCTCGTCAGGCCAAGATCTTTCTTCAGCTTCCCGATGCACTGGACCTTCTGGTGGTTTGTGTGGAAGCGGGTCTTGGACTTGATGCCGGCATGCGAAAGGTCGCAGAAGAACTGGAGGATGGTGCTCCCGAGGTCTGCGGGGAACTTTCGACCTGCAACATGCAGATGCAGATGGGAAAACCGCGTCGAGAAGTGCTGCACGATCTTGGCGTGCGAACGGGAGTCGACGACGTCCGTGCGCTTGCTGCGATTCTCATTCAGGCTGACCGTTTTGGTTCGTCAATTTCGCAGGCACTTCGCGTTCAGTCCGACACGATGCGTGTGAAACGCCGTCAAATGGCCGAAGAAAAAGCGCAACAGACAGCGGTGAAAATGATTTTCCCTCTGGTCCTTTTCATCTTTCCGGGGATCTTTGTGGTCCTTGTCGGGCCTGCAAGTATCCAGCTGATGGAAAACCTCTCCAGCTAA
- a CDS encoding type II secretion system F family protein produces the protein MDPTLIYMGAAFIGVLALVFGLGQILTAGGDSNLEARLAAFTGAAEPSRKEIADSLIRDGLDGANGLVNAIVKRFASLPMFFRQADCPLKFEHFLGACAGAAALGAMFTMIARAPAPMIPLGAVGGFCTPWLWLLLRRRSRFRRFEKQLPDALELMGRALRSGHSLASGLNVVASEMPAPISTEFRTVYDEQNLGIPLEQALRNMLLRVPNLDLKFFVTAVAIQRTAGGDLAEILNKISFLVRERFKLLGQVKALTGEGRISGVVLMGLPVALFFAVYYINPDYVMVLFEHPTGQKMMYAAIFMQVLGAIAIKKIVDIKV, from the coding sequence ATGGATCCAACACTGATCTACATGGGAGCTGCCTTTATCGGCGTGCTTGCGCTCGTTTTCGGTCTCGGCCAGATCCTTACTGCCGGAGGGGATTCGAACCTCGAGGCGCGTTTGGCTGCGTTTACCGGTGCGGCCGAACCGAGTCGCAAAGAGATTGCAGACTCATTGATTCGCGATGGCCTGGACGGGGCTAACGGTCTTGTCAACGCGATTGTGAAAAGATTTGCGTCTCTGCCGATGTTCTTTCGCCAGGCAGATTGTCCACTGAAGTTTGAACACTTCCTTGGCGCGTGTGCAGGAGCCGCAGCGCTGGGGGCCATGTTCACGATGATCGCAAGAGCCCCTGCTCCGATGATTCCTCTGGGTGCTGTCGGTGGGTTCTGCACCCCCTGGCTCTGGCTGCTGCTGCGTCGTCGCAGTCGATTCCGGCGTTTTGAAAAACAGCTCCCGGATGCCCTCGAGCTCATGGGACGCGCTCTGCGTTCCGGACACAGTCTTGCTTCGGGCCTGAATGTTGTTGCCTCTGAAATGCCAGCACCGATTTCGACGGAATTTCGCACTGTGTATGACGAGCAGAATCTTGGGATTCCGCTGGAACAGGCACTTCGAAACATGCTTCTGCGGGTGCCAAACCTGGACCTCAAATTCTTCGTAACTGCGGTTGCCATTCAGCGTACGGCTGGGGGCGACCTCGCCGAGATTCTGAACAAGATCAGTTTCCTGGTTCGCGAACGCTTCAAGTTGCTTGGGCAGGTGAAAGCACTGACCGGCGAAGGTCGAATCAGCGGTGTGGTACTGATGGGTCTGCCAGTCGCTCTGTTCTTCGCAGTGTATTACATCAATCCTGACTACGTGATGGTGCTGTTCGAGCATCCGACTGGGCAGAAAATGATGTATGCGGCGATCTTCATGCAAGTGCTTGGTGCCATCGCAATTAAGAAGATCGTCGATATCAAAGTCTGA
- a CDS encoding CpaF family protein yields the protein MIAPVKTSRSSTNDFETLKSHIHGKLVEKLDLTRLSELEGDSLRREIRVVVEHLCDTENPMLNRSERERLVEEVLDEAFGFGPLELLLKEEGVADIMINGPKHVFIEKGGRIQKSDVTFRDNDHLLQILDRIVSKVGRRVDETSPMVDARLPDGSRLNAIIPPLALDGPSLTIRRFGSNPLTLEDLLKFGAFTPEMVMFLEGGMKARLNMIISGGTGSGKTTLLNTLSSFISNENRIITIEDAAELQLQQEHVLRLETRPPNIEGKGRVTATDLVKNALRMRPDRIIIGECRGGETLDMLQAMNTGHDGSLTTVHANNPRDAISRIETLINMSGIELPLSAIRKQISSAVHLIIQANRLQGGPRKVTYITEVVGMEGETIVMQDIFKFIQDGIGENGKAFGHFESTGVRPKCIEQLESAGVRLPSGLFAQRTMRTP from the coding sequence ATGATTGCCCCTGTTAAGACGTCTCGATCAAGCACGAACGATTTCGAAACACTTAAGTCGCACATTCACGGCAAGCTGGTTGAAAAGCTGGATCTGACCCGTCTTTCGGAACTGGAAGGCGATAGCCTGCGACGTGAGATCCGCGTCGTAGTCGAGCACCTTTGCGATACCGAGAATCCGATGCTGAATCGTTCCGAGCGTGAACGATTGGTGGAAGAGGTTCTTGATGAGGCGTTTGGCTTCGGTCCGCTGGAACTGCTCCTGAAGGAAGAGGGCGTTGCGGACATCATGATCAACGGCCCAAAGCACGTCTTCATCGAAAAAGGAGGACGAATTCAGAAGTCTGATGTTACGTTCCGCGACAACGATCACCTGTTGCAGATCCTTGACCGCATCGTCTCCAAGGTCGGTCGCCGCGTCGACGAAACCTCTCCGATGGTGGACGCGCGATTGCCGGACGGTTCGCGTTTGAATGCAATCATCCCGCCTCTGGCACTTGACGGTCCTTCGCTGACGATTCGTCGCTTCGGGTCAAATCCGCTGACACTGGAAGACCTGCTGAAGTTTGGTGCGTTCACGCCCGAGATGGTCATGTTCCTTGAAGGCGGGATGAAGGCTCGTCTGAATATGATCATCAGCGGAGGTACTGGTTCTGGTAAAACCACACTGCTGAATACGCTTTCAAGCTTCATATCGAACGAGAATCGAATCATCACCATCGAAGACGCGGCGGAGCTTCAATTGCAGCAGGAACACGTGCTGCGACTGGAGACTCGTCCTCCAAATATTGAAGGCAAAGGGCGAGTGACCGCCACCGACCTTGTCAAGAACGCCCTTCGTATGCGACCGGACCGGATCATCATCGGCGAGTGTCGAGGTGGTGAAACGCTGGACATGCTTCAGGCGATGAATACTGGTCACGATGGTTCTTTGACAACAGTGCACGCCAACAATCCACGTGATGCAATCTCTCGTATTGAAACGCTGATTAACATGAGCGGTATTGAATTACCGCTTTCGGCCATTCGAAAACAAATTTCCTCTGCCGTTCACCTGATCATTCAGGCGAATCGCCTTCAGGGCGGGCCGCGTAAAGTGACCTATATTACAGAGGTTGTGGGCATGGAAGGTGAAACGATTGTTATGCAGGACATCTTTAAGTTTATACAGGACGGTATTGGCGAAAACGGCAAAGCGTTCGGGCATTTCGAATCGACGGGTGTTCGTCCGAAGTGCATCGAACAGCTCGAATCAGCCGGTGTTCGTCTGCCATCAGGGTTGTTTGCCCAACGGACAATGCGAACGCCTTAG
- a CDS encoding zinc-dependent metalloprotease, with product MVCKLFCWLKPATFLSAALCAMSVSTIAQEGGSPPEFPPHAKVLEGYEKVVTKANITPMYTLWTRAKDNQMLAELPRTFASKKYFIALTVASGETYAGLQAGEYYVYWRRYDKHLALIEPNISIRANGDKEAESSVKRLFTDRVLLEVPIVTIGPGGGPVIDMDAMLVGRANQFFGFDVSPNPTMVRNNMFKIATAKAFENNVEIAFEIPTNGGLLKTAHYSISDIPDSTGYKPREADTRVGYFTTNYTDLAKYNDRETSIRYINRWHLEKADPKLKISPPKEPIVFFIEHTTPVRYRRWVREGIISWNKAFENVGISDAIEVYYQDATSKAHMDKDPEDVNFNFVRWLNNDIGTAIGPSRVHPLTGQILDADIILTDGWIRHYQKEFTESLPKVAMEGFGPDTLAWLAEHPTWDPRIRLAPPSERQSIQQEIARQSAMPFVGHPLASGDPRMIGRNEFDGLMGRQSQVNGMCMAADGMGFDLALMQMTLALMDADDKGEKADEEKEEKKEEDKKKDEPKEQMLDGMPESFVGPLIAHLVAHEVGHTLGLRHNFKASSVYTLAEINSEKVKGKKPLAGSVMDYIGTNINLGAGEIQGDYCMTGIGPYDMWAIEYGYTFGDTKPVLARVAEPELVYATDEDTSGPDPLARRYDFSKDPVDYAENQMRLAKHHREKLLSSFIKDGDSWDRVRYGYELTLSLQTKSLSMMSNWLGGAFVNRDKKGDPNGRMPINVVPAEQQRTALRFVINNAFKDEAFGLSSELVTAMGLDKWLDNPRSAFNDSTWPIHDRIMGIQASMLTGIMNPTTLERVYDNEFRIPADQDSLTLPELLQTLTNEIWSELDAKAEGEYTARKPFISSLRLNLQREHMQRLIDLNMPANAADSAERAISMLASEQLRQILKKIESAQAAAADRHDPYTTAHLSQAKSRIEKALDADYILNPSRGGGSGGGMIIRLGQEEEAR from the coding sequence ATGGTTTGCAAGCTGTTTTGCTGGCTGAAACCGGCCACATTTCTGTCGGCAGCGCTGTGTGCGATGTCCGTCAGCACTATTGCTCAGGAAGGAGGTTCGCCTCCGGAGTTCCCGCCACACGCAAAGGTCCTGGAGGGGTATGAGAAGGTGGTCACCAAGGCGAACATCACCCCGATGTATACGCTTTGGACTCGGGCCAAAGACAATCAGATGCTCGCGGAATTGCCGCGGACATTTGCGTCCAAGAAGTATTTCATTGCATTAACGGTTGCCAGTGGCGAAACCTATGCCGGCCTGCAGGCCGGAGAGTACTACGTCTACTGGCGTCGATATGACAAGCATCTTGCGCTGATTGAACCCAATATCAGCATCCGGGCAAATGGAGACAAAGAGGCTGAGTCCTCAGTGAAGCGTCTGTTCACGGATCGAGTACTGCTCGAGGTCCCTATCGTGACCATTGGGCCGGGTGGCGGACCTGTCATTGATATGGATGCGATGCTTGTTGGTCGGGCCAATCAGTTTTTCGGATTTGATGTCAGTCCGAATCCCACGATGGTTCGGAACAACATGTTCAAAATTGCGACGGCCAAGGCGTTTGAGAACAATGTTGAAATCGCGTTCGAGATTCCGACAAATGGTGGGTTGCTGAAGACCGCGCACTACTCAATTAGTGACATTCCTGACAGCACGGGCTACAAGCCTCGCGAAGCTGACACCCGTGTGGGGTACTTCACGACGAATTACACAGACCTCGCCAAATACAACGACCGCGAAACTTCGATCCGTTACATCAATCGCTGGCACCTTGAGAAGGCTGATCCCAAGTTGAAGATCAGTCCGCCGAAGGAACCCATCGTTTTCTTCATCGAGCACACGACTCCGGTACGTTATCGTCGCTGGGTTCGGGAAGGCATTATTTCGTGGAACAAGGCCTTTGAAAACGTCGGGATTTCTGACGCGATCGAAGTGTACTACCAGGATGCCACGTCCAAAGCTCACATGGACAAAGATCCTGAGGACGTGAACTTCAACTTTGTCCGCTGGTTAAACAATGACATTGGAACAGCCATCGGCCCAAGCCGAGTCCATCCTCTGACCGGACAGATTCTGGATGCGGATATCATTCTGACGGATGGCTGGATTCGTCACTATCAAAAGGAATTCACGGAATCGCTGCCTAAAGTTGCCATGGAAGGGTTTGGCCCGGACACGCTGGCCTGGCTTGCGGAACATCCCACCTGGGATCCTCGTATTCGACTGGCGCCCCCTTCTGAACGGCAGTCTATTCAGCAGGAAATTGCTCGTCAGTCCGCGATGCCGTTTGTTGGGCATCCACTGGCGTCCGGTGATCCTCGCATGATTGGTCGCAATGAATTTGATGGATTGATGGGACGTCAATCTCAGGTCAATGGCATGTGTATGGCGGCCGATGGAATGGGTTTCGACCTGGCCCTGATGCAGATGACTCTGGCCTTGATGGATGCTGACGACAAGGGGGAGAAGGCTGACGAAGAGAAAGAAGAGAAGAAGGAAGAGGACAAGAAAAAAGATGAGCCGAAAGAGCAGATGCTCGACGGCATGCCTGAATCTTTCGTTGGTCCTCTGATTGCGCATCTCGTCGCACATGAAGTTGGTCACACTCTCGGTCTTCGACACAACTTCAAAGCCTCCAGCGTCTACACACTCGCCGAAATCAACAGTGAAAAAGTGAAAGGGAAGAAGCCGCTGGCAGGTTCGGTGATGGACTACATCGGCACGAACATCAATCTGGGGGCCGGCGAGATCCAGGGCGACTACTGTATGACGGGCATTGGTCCCTATGACATGTGGGCCATCGAGTACGGTTACACATTCGGTGACACGAAGCCGGTACTTGCTCGCGTCGCGGAGCCCGAGCTGGTTTACGCCACAGATGAAGATACTTCAGGACCGGACCCACTGGCTCGCCGTTATGACTTCAGCAAGGATCCTGTGGACTACGCCGAAAATCAAATGAGGCTTGCAAAGCATCACCGCGAAAAACTGCTTAGCTCGTTCATCAAAGACGGGGATAGCTGGGACCGTGTTCGATACGGCTACGAACTGACACTGAGCCTGCAGACAAAATCACTTTCGATGATGTCCAACTGGCTGGGTGGTGCCTTCGTCAACCGCGATAAGAAAGGCGATCCCAACGGCCGAATGCCAATTAACGTAGTACCGGCTGAGCAGCAGCGGACCGCCCTTCGCTTCGTGATCAACAATGCATTCAAGGATGAAGCGTTTGGTTTGTCGTCTGAACTCGTGACAGCCATGGGACTTGATAAGTGGCTGGATAACCCACGTTCTGCCTTCAATGATTCTACGTGGCCAATTCACGATCGGATCATGGGGATTCAGGCTTCCATGCTGACTGGAATCATGAATCCTACGACGCTGGAGCGTGTTTACGACAACGAGTTTCGTATTCCGGCTGATCAGGACAGCCTGACGCTGCCGGAACTGCTTCAGACACTGACCAATGAAATCTGGAGCGAGCTGGATGCCAAGGCTGAGGGAGAATACACCGCCCGCAAGCCTTTCATTTCAAGCCTGCGATTGAATCTTCAACGCGAGCACATGCAGCGACTGATCGATCTGAATATGCCCGCCAACGCTGCCGATTCTGCCGAGCGCGCGATTTCCATGCTCGCGTCAGAACAGTTGCGACAGATTCTCAAAAAGATTGAATCGGCCCAGGCCGCTGCGGCTGATCGTCACGATCCATACACAACGGCTCACCTGTCTCAGGCGAAGTCAAGGATTGAGAAGGCTCTGGATGCCGATTACATTCTCAACCCTTCGCGTGGTGGTGGCAGTGGTGGCGGAATGATTATCCGTCTCGGACAGGAAGAGGAAGCTCGCTAG
- a CDS encoding sulfatase, translated as MGQFWQRYGMALRGIRGVVSGTALVACMIFATTTTLAAPGCGQNPEPTAADKPNIVWLISEDNSKHWLKIYDPSGAATPRISELANHGLTFNHAFSNAPVCSVARTTLITSCLGPRIGTQFHRKAVSVPMPDGVQMFPALLRQAGYYTANNNKKDYNATEGSGVWDDSSRKATWGGRSAGQPFFYMQSFATTHESSLHFPDADVDDRPTVHSAASVTLAPYHPDTPLFRYTYARYLDRIQQVDQQIGNVVDRLKSDGLLEDTFIFYFGDHGGVLPRGKGYAYESGLHVPLVIRVPERWKHLVDRDLPSRVDGFVSFIDFGATVLSLADIELPEGIDGRPFLGRNVRSEDVDERDEAFGYADRFDEKYDFVRTLRKGRFKYIRNYQPFNIDSLHNNYRYLNAAFREWRQLSKDGKLNAVQQQFFSPRPAEQLFDLNADPHETSDLANDPNFKSQLLMLRTRLGEIVRTLPDLSFVPESELAREAFQHPVEFGQANQAKISRLADIADAPLHVGDAIKSGQAVEVSSVLHRLAAARASEDWLERYWGVISTTAIGSQFGWNHVRSLKDDMLTIARNDASVLVRCRAAEFLGLSGLADPREFLSAAISGSTSDIEAGLILNSAALLHDVGTWGFPNHPFAAMSQWPVTVEPSIIPDGYARFDAVKRRLEYLAPAKKENE; from the coding sequence ATGGGTCAGTTTTGGCAAAGGTACGGCATGGCGTTACGAGGAATTCGCGGAGTTGTGTCCGGGACCGCATTGGTTGCATGCATGATTTTTGCGACGACAACAACCCTTGCAGCGCCCGGCTGCGGACAAAATCCAGAACCGACAGCCGCAGACAAACCGAACATTGTGTGGCTGATTTCCGAAGATAACTCGAAACACTGGTTGAAGATCTATGATCCCTCAGGTGCAGCGACGCCCAGGATTTCAGAGCTGGCCAATCACGGATTGACATTCAATCACGCATTCTCAAACGCACCCGTATGCAGCGTTGCTCGGACGACTCTGATCACGTCCTGCCTTGGTCCACGAATTGGGACCCAGTTTCACCGAAAAGCAGTATCGGTGCCAATGCCGGATGGTGTGCAAATGTTTCCTGCACTCTTGCGTCAGGCAGGATATTACACGGCGAACAACAACAAGAAGGATTACAATGCCACTGAAGGATCCGGAGTCTGGGACGATTCGTCCAGGAAGGCAACGTGGGGTGGGCGATCCGCAGGACAACCTTTTTTCTACATGCAGAGTTTCGCGACCACGCACGAAAGTAGTTTGCATTTCCCGGATGCCGATGTGGATGACAGGCCCACGGTTCATTCTGCCGCCAGTGTCACGCTCGCTCCGTATCACCCTGACACCCCGTTGTTTCGATACACGTATGCTCGGTATCTGGACCGGATCCAGCAGGTCGACCAGCAAATTGGAAACGTGGTGGATCGCCTGAAAAGCGATGGTTTGCTCGAAGATACCTTCATCTTCTACTTCGGAGATCATGGGGGCGTGCTTCCACGAGGGAAAGGATATGCCTATGAGAGTGGGCTGCATGTGCCACTTGTGATTCGTGTGCCTGAACGATGGAAGCATTTAGTTGATCGCGACCTGCCATCACGCGTCGATGGCTTTGTGAGCTTCATCGATTTCGGCGCCACTGTGTTAAGTCTCGCTGATATTGAATTGCCAGAGGGAATCGACGGTCGGCCATTTCTGGGCAGGAACGTCAGATCCGAAGATGTTGATGAACGCGATGAAGCGTTCGGATATGCGGATCGCTTCGATGAGAAATATGATTTCGTGAGGACTCTGCGGAAAGGTAGATTCAAATACATCCGAAACTATCAGCCGTTCAATATCGACAGCCTGCACAACAACTATCGTTATCTGAATGCTGCATTTCGTGAATGGCGTCAATTGTCAAAGGACGGAAAACTGAATGCTGTTCAGCAGCAGTTTTTCTCTCCGCGCCCGGCAGAACAGTTATTTGATCTGAACGCGGATCCCCACGAGACGAGTGATCTGGCAAATGACCCGAACTTCAAATCGCAGTTATTGATGCTGCGAACACGATTGGGTGAAATTGTTCGCACGTTACCTGATCTCAGTTTTGTACCTGAAAGTGAACTCGCCAGAGAAGCGTTCCAACATCCTGTGGAATTTGGACAGGCGAATCAGGCGAAGATCTCCCGACTTGCCGATATCGCTGATGCGCCGCTTCATGTTGGGGACGCCATCAAATCCGGACAGGCCGTTGAGGTGTCTTCAGTACTGCATCGACTCGCCGCCGCGCGCGCATCGGAAGATTGGCTGGAACGTTACTGGGGCGTCATCAGTACAACCGCCATTGGTTCGCAGTTTGGCTGGAATCATGTCCGCAGCCTGAAAGACGATATGCTGACGATTGCCCGAAACGACGCGTCTGTCCTTGTCCGCTGTCGGGCCGCCGAATTTCTTGGTCTGAGTGGTCTGGCGGATCCCAGGGAATTTCTGAGTGCAGCCATTTCCGGGTCCACGTCCGATATTGAGGCCGGATTGATTCTGAATAGTGCCGCGTTGTTGCACGATGTTGGTACCTGGGGCTTCCCGAATCATCCCTTCGCAGCGATGAGCCAGTGGCCAGTGACGGTAGAGCCATCTATCATTCCCGATGGATATGCCCGGTTTGATGCCGTCAAACGCCGCCTTGAATACCTTGCGCCTGCGAAAAAAGAAAACGAATGA
- a CDS encoding ATP-dependent Clp protease proteolytic subunit encodes MRSHPHRGKSSKQSLRLEGQPSHQWYGRDESDRKGPWEFTLCGELSDKQGELINSLTDVPRGSRGILYFDSCGGSVYAGLAVATLIRLRRLQVTGVVIGECSSAALLSFSACKRRFVTHQSTLLFHPMRWQSEEDVKLEEATEWARHFKLLENSLDDVLVRMFGILREKLHLWTRPGRFVTGPELAEAGLATLIDAFEDEDCWKQLTGG; translated from the coding sequence ATGAGATCTCATCCCCATCGTGGCAAATCGTCGAAACAATCACTCAGGCTGGAAGGACAACCTTCACATCAATGGTACGGTCGGGACGAATCAGACCGAAAGGGTCCCTGGGAGTTTACTCTTTGCGGTGAGCTCAGCGATAAACAGGGCGAACTCATCAATAGCCTGACAGATGTCCCGCGGGGAAGTCGCGGGATCCTGTACTTCGATTCCTGTGGAGGCAGCGTTTACGCGGGGCTCGCCGTTGCAACGCTCATTCGTCTTCGGCGCCTTCAGGTGACCGGTGTCGTCATCGGAGAATGCTCATCGGCAGCCCTTCTCAGTTTTTCGGCCTGCAAACGCCGCTTTGTAACGCACCAAAGTACTTTGCTTTTTCATCCAATGCGCTGGCAGTCAGAAGAAGACGTCAAGCTGGAAGAGGCGACAGAGTGGGCACGGCACTTCAAATTGCTGGAAAACAGCCTGGACGACGTTCTGGTCCGTATGTTTGGCATCTTAAGAGAAAAGTTGCACCTCTGGACTCGTCCCGGGCGTTTTGTCACCGGTCCCGAGCTGGCGGAAGCTGGCCTGGCAACGCTGATCGACGCATTCGAGGACGAAGACTGCTGGAAACAACTCACGGGCGGCTGA
- a CDS encoding DEAD/DEAH box helicase, whose product MGSALPGNTLDVLAETTFDALELCDSTLKQLKKIGYKQPSPIQAAFIPVALTGKDVIGQARTGTGKTAAFMLPTLEVVDVGRKRVQVLVLAPTRELSEQVHAESVKFSGDDALKFALAVGGRPIHRQVDAIRAGAQIVIGTPGRVIDLMRRGALNLSAVETVILDEADRMLDIGFRPDIEKILRGCPAERQTLLLSATMAEPVERLARKYMVDPEMVDLSEDRVVVDTIEQYYVTVDEDRKRQLLLRVLAQELPRQAIVFTRTKRGADALYDMFSRRLKSNRVAVIHGDLPQRRRDRVIKELRSGQLRLLIATDVVGRGIDVSGISHIINYDIPEYCDDYVHRVGRTGRMSSHESGRAITFVRLDQGGELTNIEKRINTVLPEYIVEGFDAFRRKERKSRSIRKFGS is encoded by the coding sequence ATGGGCTCAGCCCTGCCAGGAAACACTTTGGACGTTCTTGCGGAAACAACTTTCGATGCGTTGGAGCTGTGTGATTCAACGCTGAAGCAGCTGAAGAAAATCGGATACAAACAGCCAAGCCCCATTCAGGCTGCGTTCATCCCTGTTGCACTCACCGGGAAAGACGTCATCGGACAGGCCCGGACAGGAACGGGCAAGACGGCAGCCTTCATGCTGCCAACGCTCGAAGTAGTGGACGTTGGCCGGAAAAGAGTTCAGGTGCTGGTGCTCGCACCGACGCGCGAACTGAGCGAACAGGTGCACGCAGAGTCTGTCAAGTTTTCCGGTGATGACGCATTGAAATTCGCGCTTGCCGTTGGCGGACGCCCAATTCACCGCCAGGTCGACGCAATCCGTGCGGGGGCTCAGATCGTCATTGGGACACCGGGGCGAGTCATTGACCTGATGCGTCGAGGTGCACTTAACCTGAGTGCCGTCGAAACGGTCATCCTGGACGAAGCGGACCGCATGCTGGACATCGGCTTTCGTCCGGACATCGAAAAAATTCTGCGTGGATGCCCGGCGGAACGACAGACGCTGCTCTTATCCGCGACGATGGCAGAACCGGTCGAACGACTTGCCAGAAAATATATGGTCGATCCTGAAATGGTCGACCTGTCCGAAGATCGCGTCGTCGTCGATACCATCGAGCAGTACTATGTGACCGTCGACGAGGACCGAAAGCGACAACTGCTGCTTCGCGTACTTGCACAGGAACTGCCTCGCCAGGCAATCGTGTTCACCCGCACAAAACGAGGGGCCGACGCACTTTACGACATGTTTTCCCGTCGACTTAAATCGAATCGCGTTGCCGTTATTCATGGCGATTTGCCGCAGCGACGACGTGATCGAGTCATCAAAGAGTTGCGATCGGGACAATTACGACTCCTGATCGCCACGGACGTGGTCGGACGCGGAATTGATGTCAGCGGCATCTCCCACATTATCAACTACGACATTCCGGAATACTGCGACGACTATGTCCATCGTGTTGGCCGCACCGGTCGTATGTCCTCCCACGAATCCGGGCGAGCGATTACCTTTGTTCGACTTGATCAGGGTGGCGAACTGACCAATATCGAGAAGCGAATCAATACCGTCCTGCCGGAATACATCGTCGAAGGCTTCGACGCATTCCGACGCAAAGAGCGAAAGAGCCGTTCGATCCGAAAATTCGGCAGCTAG